One Engraulis encrasicolus isolate BLACKSEA-1 chromosome 4, IST_EnEncr_1.0, whole genome shotgun sequence genomic window, GTACACTAATTGACATGACCTTATAAACGATAGTATTTACTGTAAAACTGACTAAAATAACACTTAATTACATTGGTTTTTCAAGGTATTTGAGGATGTTcaattatatatacagtatgtaaaaacAACTATAGGAATTATTTGTTTGGAGTTTTctgaatgtatgcatgtataaTGCACTTTTGGTTACTCTCAGAGCAGTCAATGACAATTTAACTTCAAGGATAAATTTGCAGTCTCAGAGGCTGATGTTCTCAACAGCGCAGTCAGGCATCGTTCCTCAAGACACTGACGGTGGAGGAAGAAACATTAACGCACTCCACGCAGTCAAGTGTCAGGACGAGTATCTTGCTGGTGAGATACAGTTGCATGACTGGACTCTGGGTACTTGTTGCAAGCTGCTGTTGGTTTGTCTAAAGGATTGGCTGTTGTAACGTTGAACAGGATTGGATTATTTTCTTCTGCAAGGTTGTATAGTATGTTAGTCAAGGTCTGTTAGTCAGCCATGAGTGAAGTTCTGAAGATGTGCCTCATTTCTGCATGCCCTTCTAGATGATCCAGAGCTGTGGGACTTCACTCTTGATGGTATCGAGCTATTGGACCAACCccctcaccacaccaccaccaccactcccggTCCCACTACGCCCAGAGGGAACCACAAGATGACGACACGTAGTAAGACTCCGACACAGAGAGCACCTTGCCTTCGGCCGCCAGTTCAACCCCAGGGCAATGGAGGGCATGCACACTACGCTGGACACCACTCCAATCCAGGATTCAATCAAACAAGTAAGTATGGTTCCTTGATGGTCTATCTTCATGCGTCCCTGTCTAGCAGGTTTAGTAGTCTCACCAGAAGCAGTCAGTCCAGGGCAATAGCCGGCGGCCTACACCGCTATATCTCGCTCTGCTCTGGACATTCATGGACAGAAAATTCTTTTTATactgtaatcagggctctaaatgaagagttcagatgcaaaaccccctaagtgccttttcagaaaataatcttaattattttttatttaatacaaatattgcaaaattgcatattttttaattttatttatgtaatataactatgtatatgtattatcaagtacatgaatgtaaaccaaaccaacaatggggttctctaaaaatatagaagtacaggtcttcagaaatggagttagggggttttgcatctgaactcttcaaattaaCGTttctcatcaccagccaaaatagctagtATGCTCACTCACCAATGTGGCTAGTATACTTCATTTTGTACCAGCCATAGgaatgaattttcaccagcatttagctggtgttaatttagcccTGACTGTAATTAATTGATAAGCCTAGTTTGTGTTATGTTAGCAATATTTCATTCTTTCTGCACATGTTGGAGTTGACCAGACTAATTACTGCTGTCCATAGCTTGCTATAGTGCTGTGTGAGACAAATAGTTAACACTACCCTACTCTAAATGTTAATGTTGTGCAAAGCAGCTTGGAAGCGTtaacattttaatttcaattcccTTTTTCCAGGGGATGGAGTGAGTCCACAAAGACAAGGTCAATTTATGAAGAAACGAAGGCTTGATTCTTAAAGGACTGTTTTTACGTTGTTCTTAGTATaattggcaacactttattttaacagggCTTTAATTACCGTGTAATCTCTCAAGTATAATGGAATAACTGGTCTAATAACATGCAAGTACAACTGTAGCACATGTTATAACATCGTTCTCACAATGCATATTTTTGTGTATCTAGGGTGCTTTGGGCCTCAGATCAGCCTtttgcctccctggaagaattcatcaTGTTGTCAAAGAATTATAAAACCACTTAATGGTACATTGTGGCCATTACTGTCCTTATGGTACGTAGATACACAACATATGATGTAATAACGTACTACAGTTGTACATGACACCAGTTTGTCCACTGCACCTAAAtggtaagtacactgtaattaaagacCCATTAAAAAAAGTGTTACcgtatatttttttgtattttaatgtTTCTGTTTGCAGttttaaattattaaaaattTACATTTCTTTGAAAGTTGCAATGATCTCAttagtaatagtcattgaagtGAAGAAACAGTCATGACTGGGCACTTTGTAACCAgaaatctttgttttttattaatcTTCATATATACAAATTATACAATGTTCACACAAAACCAGACTTGAGTAACCACACAGACCCCAGACAAATCAAatcgaaactgagaaaaatgaaagTACGATAGTTAACAGTATCCTGTTCGCTTGTGAAGGACAGAGTGCATGCAGATCTGACAAGCGTATGGGTATTTGTATTCTGGTATGATTGGTAAGATTAATTTTTTACAACAGCATatctgaaaaacaaaaaagagaagggaaaaaaactggtgttggtgtgtcagtgtttgttttAAACTTGAACCCCCAAAAAGTAAACTGAAGGCAAACCTGTGCACTCACATCAAACACGTGCGTAACAATATCCCTTTCAGTGTGTTACAAATACAAAGTCTAACTGGCGTGAATTCTGCATTGCAGTAACTATTAATCTTCTCTAGAGAAGTCAAGCTGTGTAAATTCAGATGTGGTCCTTAAGAGCCACTTCTGTGTATTGGAATGGCACATGCTTCAGGGGTTGAGAGAAATTAAATGAAACGCAAAATGTAATACTGTTCTGTATATCCCCTTTGCACAGAGACAGAATAGTTAAAATCAGATAATGTAATGCTCAACCATGCATGTCCATCTAAAATGCacctgatcccccccccccaaataggTTCTAAGCAAGGTATTCATTTacaccagtttttttttaaagtcaggtCCAGAttgcatgtgtggtgtgcgttTTAAGTTACATACCCATACAGTTTGTGATACAATACTTAGTTGAAGGGAATGTGTACTTGACAGTATGGCTATAGTTCGTACATAAATTACAAGTATTGCTTCAGAGAACAGCTATAGGGAATATACAGCATCTGCCTGTGCTTTAAGGGTGGTTACTCAAAAAGCAGTCTGATTGGACAATGCTTTCACaagcgtttttttgttttgtttatttgtttcaagGCACCCCATTATGATCTGCTCAGCCTGTAAGGCCAAAGCAAGTCAGTGGTCTAGAATCAGCACAAACAGTACTCTGATCAAGTATCCGATGTCAGTGTTACCCGATGAATATGATGAATTCAATCAGCAAGCAAAAAGTGTGTTTTTGGGAGGGGTTAACCGGTGTGAATAAGATGCCACACCACCTCAATAATGAAAAATATGTtcaaatatatatactgtatatatatacacacacataataaaaaTGGACAGCTGTGGTCAGAATGCTTTTAAAGGCCCTTGGTCTCACGGCCTCCCCCAAATTgcacatatatatatttatatttattattatctaTGTGGTTTATAACATGTCAGTATAAAGTGACGCCATAGAAGTACTTCTAGGTAAACAAAGAGGTCCCCTAATGTGTTCCATGATAAAGAATGATAGAAATACAGAAATTAAATGTAAAATGCCCTCCACAGTGTGAACCAACTAGGGGTTTTCCCAGCTTGTTAATATTTCTGCATTTTGGTTTCTCTCGAGTTCCCTTATACAGTAGGGCCCCTGACGGTGCACATGTGACATGCAtgtacccagcagcagcagcagctttctAATTACGCATACTTTCACCTCAATTACCACCGTCTTCATCTCATctgctgtcaaaaaaaaaaaacactcactcacccacccttAAACACATGCCTGCGAACTACACTCCCAAAAGAGGACTTCTTCAATGTGTCTATATGTATTGAATGATGATGGATGGTATATATTCAAAAAAGAATAAATATGAAATCTGTTAAGTTAAGTAAACGTAAAAGTAGCTTTTTCTTCCCCCACACAACAAATTGTCCGGATGACAGCGAAAGGATACCCTGTGCTTTGAGTACGAGTTGAGATTTGACAGTTATTTTTCAAAAACGTGTTGTCAGTTGTTTAAAAATATTCTTCCCCTACATGCTCCACCGGCCACAAACAATACAGCTCATGAGTTACAACCTCCAAAAACATTCCTCCAACCTGTTTGTCCCATTTTTGTCTCCACTCATGCTCCATCGGTGCTTATACATACAAGTGCTAGGGCCCTGTATACGACCCTGATGACACTCCCATCATCGCTTGCAAATTCTATCCATTcatccgtccatctgtctgtctgtccatctctgtctctgggtTTAGCTGGCCTGGCTAGTTCTTCCAGCATTGCTGCTGGCTCCAGCTTTTGCCTTGTGGCTGGAGGCCATGTGGTAGCCGGGCTGCGTCTGCTGCTGCAGGGGGATGGAGGCGGCGCTGGGCTGTAGCGTACCCATCAGGCTGACCTGTGGCGCGCCGGCCGCGCCGGTCCACTGCTGGGCGCCCGCGTTGGCGTACGGGACACAGGGGTAGGGGAAGCTTTGCTGCGGCGCCAGACACAGGGAGCCTTTTCGCGTGCCCGGCGGAATGACGATGGGAGCGGGAACGGGACCCCCCAGGGAGCAGAGCTGGCCCGGGGCCGAGAACTTCCGCGACATGGCATGCTGGGAAATGAAgacaaatttttttaaaaaaaaatagaatcacAAATCACAATCAGTCCAACTGCCTGATAATATTCAGTTGGCTTTACAACAACATTGAAAAACTGCAAAGAGTAAACTTGTCTTTTATTTGGAAGAGTTGGGTGTTTGAGTCTCCAACTAGCTGTAGACATAAAGTAAATGACTTACTTCATTGGCGTTGGGCTTGGGCACCTTCTTGACCTGGGCAAGGTTGATGGCGTCTCGTGCCCAGTTGTCCACCAGCTTGTGAAGGTCGTCGGTGAAGCAGCCCTTTGCCCTCTGGGACGCTGGGGTCGGGCCCTGGGTGAGGCTCTGGCTGTGGGCATGGCTGGACCCGTTTCCTGTTCCATTAGTGGTGGTTCCTGAttagaaagaaaaacagacaaaatgtcaagtgaaaataataataaataataattaaaaaaacagcaTGGTGGACATTCCAAGATCAGAAAGTGCAGACAGATGATTTCACGCATGCTACACAAATGGCTTCAATGCTTAACCCAGTGCACAAGATCTTGCAGTTAATTGTTAACAACCAATGACTGCAGTGAAGTGATCAGAAGAACCCAACCGTGTGGCAGAACTCTTGACTTTTTGTCTTACCGTGTTGGGCCGTGTTGTGGCTGGTCCCACAGTTTGTGGTAGCATTGCTGTGTGCTCCTCCAGCTGTTAGTGCTGAAGCAGGCTGCCCACTTTGTGCTGTGACTTTCTTACCTGAAGGCAGATAGACAGTCAAACAATGAAAGTCAGCTCAAAAGAGGCACCGACGACATACTGGATCAATGAGGTGTAGggatggctgtaactaccattgaggacacagaggtcatgtcctcggtattgtaaaatgtatctattgatgaaaaccgatatactgtatgatcaacaatgataaattttgtctatatacgccacccccatttatcctcaaggcagtgattaatgaaaactaactgaagagtttgactcaAGTGTTGGTACATGTTTTGACACATTTTCCAATTAAATAGGTTTGATTTTTATCCATGAAATGTAATTTATCTCCTTCATGGATTAGGATGCATGTTTGTCCCAGTGAGTGCATGTCAGTTGAGACGAGCTGTGGGTGTCCATAAGGACATGCAGTACCTGTGTGTGGAGGGCCGTCGTGAGAGTTGCTGCCTTTGCCAGCCTTGCTGCTCTTGCCCTTGGGGGTCCTGCGGCGGCCGCCGGACATGTTGACTGTGGGCGGGGCCACCGTGGCGGGCGGGGCTTTGCCCAGCTTCGTAAACAAGGCATCAATCTCCTCCTTCTGCTTCAGGTGTAAGGCATGGCTCTCCACCATGTGTCTGCACCGGGAACAACAACGCAAACGCACACTTTTACTGACAGACATTTACATACTTGGATAATGGATAGATGATGCATATTTAACATGGTTATTGTTGGCTATAAACCCCTTGTTAGGTTTATTGAGGCTTTGAATTCATTCACTTCATTGGGACTTTCTGCATTGAGGGCAGTCCTAATTACGATGCAACTAAGATGcaattcattcagtcagtcagaatAAAACATCTACAATatttgagtgagtgtgagaggaggtgtgcgagtgtgcgtctctgctgtgtgtgtgtgtgtgtgtgtgtgtgtgtgtgtgtgcgtgtgtgtgcgtgtgcgtgtggccaACGCACCTCTCCCTGAGCTGGGTGATCTCCCTCTTGAAGGCCTCGTCCTCAGGCTCAGAGTCATTGTCGCTGCTGATGTAATAGTTGGAGTTGTtggtggctggctggttggccggCTGGTTAGCGGAGCCCTTGCCGTCTAGGTTGGCATGGGCCGGGCCTGGTCCTCCTGCTGCGTGGTGCGCTGTGCTGTTGTGGGATGAGCTCTGCTCCGCAGCGGCCTGGCCCACTTTGCCGTCAGCGCTGACCATGACCTGGAAGCGGCCGATGGTGGTGGcggcaggctgctgctgctgctgctgggtgcctgctgctgctgctgctgctgctctgacgTCCGGCTTGGGCAGGCACTGGGACTTGTGTAGTGTGTTCTCAGGGCTggacagggaggaggaagaggaggacgaggaagaggtggATGAAGGAGTGGCGGACGAAGAGGAGCCGGCACGTTTGGCTATTTTGGGCTCTTCTGCTGCCACGGACACCTGGATATAAGGGAGAGTGCAAAAGGAGGAAGTCAGATTCCGGCAAGCCGATGTTCGTACATATTACTGACTACTCTGCTGGAAACACGTTACGTTCATATGCCAAAACATTGAACAGACCTTAAACCGTCCAAGCTGGAAACCTGCAGCAGCGGGAGGCTGTGTGTCGCCAGGTCCAGCTGTAGATTAAATACATGGGGACATTGTGAGGAGACGGATATTCTTTTCAAAAGCCTATGACATTTTAAATATTATGTACAcatggaagagaaagaaaaaaaaaaacttttctgatAATTAATAAACCATTTCCTTATTCAGCGTACCTGATTGTCCACCTTGGACGGAACCACTCACAGAGGACTAGAAaacaaaagtacaaaaaaaacattattatttaCATGCATTATGCACAAGCACAATCAAGAAAACCAAATCTTGCAATTCAGCTTTCCTCCTGTAACCATAACTGACCAGTATCTTGGAGGCTCCTGGATCTGCAGGCATGGAGGCTGCTGCTGGCACCTGATTGGACGCCGCCCCTACCGGAGGGGAGGAAGTGACTGTGCCGGGCGGGGAGGACATGGAGTCGGACGTGACGTTGTCGGCCTGGCTGGACGAGGCGCTGGGCGCAGAGTTCTGGTCCATGAAGAGAGAGCGCAGCTTCTTGTCCAGGGCATGGATGTCCTCAATGCCCGGAGACTTGGACTGGGACTCCCCCTCGCTCTCCCCACACACAGACCCCTGGCTCAGgttctggccctggccctggctggGTATGGAGGCTGCTGCAGGGGTAGGGGCAGCGGGGACGTTCTGCTGCTGTACAGCGCCCGCCTGCTGAGGCCCCGTAGTGGCAGTGGGTGGTATTGCAGAACCGGCAGGCATAGAGGGTGCTTGTTCTGTGCTGCCCACGCTGGTAGCACCGCTGTTAGCAGTCTCCGCAGAGACTGGAGGAACAGCTGCACTGGGAGCAGTCCTGGAGGGCTGTGAAGAAGCAAACTCTGAGCCTTGAGGAGCAGAGAGCGCTGTTGGGGAGGCGGCCCTACCTGTCTGGGACGGTGGGTGGCCAGCAGATGGCGGGGACACTGGGGCAGGGCCTGTGGAGGCTGCTGGGATGCTGTGGCTGGAGGAATCAGGAGCAGCagagatgtgctgctgctgctggccagaTGGAGGGTTTGGAGCCAAGCCACTGCTACCCGGAGCTGCTGGGGTTACTGCAGTGGTGCCCTGGTCAGGTCTGAGGCCGCTGGGTGCGGCTGAACTTTGGCCtgagggattaaagcaaaaacgAGGGGGGGATGACAATTAACGCCTCAtaagcttagtgtgtgtgtgtgtgtgtgtgtgtgtgtgtgtgtgtgtgtgtgtgtgtgtgtgtgtgcttacaaacCTGGTGCTCCGTCTTGTCCACTTGACTTGGCGTGGTTAAAGAAGGACTCCCTGAGCCGAGCCTCTGGCACGGGGCTCACGATGAAGCGCCGGCCAGCTGAATGGACCACTTGGGCTGCCAAACTTGGAGGATCGCCTGCAAAACAATTAATAAGTAACTAATACTTGATTTGTCACAGTGGGGTAACTGTGTTTCTGTGGtaggactcaaacacacacacaattgtttgcGCCATTCCATTGTAGGGGCTTCCTGAGAGGTCAGTAACTGGGCAGGTGAGCTGCCGACAGGCCTTGAAGGACACGCTACATTCCAATCTCTCACAGAATAGTTACTGAAAATAATATTAAGATGATGAAATTGAAGGCAGAAATAACTTTACCTGCTCCATGTGGTGTTGATATCTCAGGGATTTGCTGCTCTAGAACCTGAAGGAAAAGTATGAGGTCATGCTCTTAAAGCGAAATATGAAAATAATCTTTTAAGCACACTTCATCTACTAATCTTCTATAAAGCCATCAAGATGAACATCTACATATCTTTTCAAATGGGATTGCGAATCAGTGCCAAGATTTCACAGCTTTATGATTTCATCCATACCTGGGCGTAGCCCTCTCCTTTTTCATCGGCCATCTCGATGACCTCTCGAACCTGCTCAATGAAcgactccctctcgctctccaggATGAACTCGCTTTGGACCTACACCAGGACACAAAACACAAATTTGAGTTGTTGCTGATCTCACTTTGGACCTAAGACCCAATGCACAAATCCTAGCAATGACTCATCACATCCTATATTATGTGAGCCTGTACGGTGCATTTCCTCCCATTTTGTATATTGCCTTCTATGTCCTCGTTTTTGAAAGTCACTTAAgctaaaagcatctgctaaatataATGTGATGCAACTCTAGTTTAAGCAGAAGAAAAACTCAAAAACAAAATCAAGCGCATGTGTGTCGCATACCATTATCTGGGCGATTTCTTCTGGGTTGTCTCCATCCaggtcaaatttaaaggtcacCATTTTACGGTTGTGAGTCTCCAGCTGGCATTCAGCTACTCTGTCTCCAATGTTTGAGATCTGCAGTATAGTGGGAAAAAGGCTCATCATTTTTCCATGAAACAGAGAAACCACTGTAGTGCCTTCACAAGTAATCACAAACACATCTTCCAGAGAacagcctttttttttaaaatccactTCCAACCCACTTAAAATATTTAGAAAAGAGTTTTCAAAGCTGTTGTTGAAATGCTGTGATGGAAATGTAAAGGTTAACAGGTGCCTTACGTTGAGCACGTCAAGCTTTGGTCTGGGGATTTTCTCGTGGCGAGAGCGGCTCCGTACGGATCGGCGGTGATGTCGCTTCATGGAGCGGCCCTCGTGCCTGCCGCCCCCGCCGTCGTTGCCATCACTCAGCCCGGATTCAGAGAGACCGCTGaagggttaaataaaaaaataaaaaaatcaacatgGTCAATAGACATAAATAGCATGCAAATGCTAAAAAAAAGCGAAATAGTTTCCGATCGAAAGACTGACGTGGTGTCTTTCAGAGTCACATGTACGCAACTAAAAACAACGGTGGTTACAGTGGTATAATGTAGTAGCATTTCATTCAGCCCACACACGCAGCATCAGAGAGACCACTGAAGg contains:
- the wnk1a gene encoding serine/threonine-protein kinase WNK1, whose product is MSDNLSKMVKFLSPTARNASGSGSDSLLGDVRRRRQQAVDCELLRASEHRFFRRSVISDSNTTALELPSKLPILASPPDIKRGLPAPPPPANAPTAGTGPVQVSVGLCPVVAEEQGAEAQVVRGEPRAQGDVSALEPPRPHSQLGTDGERTPAVSQDPPSSSQTSELESGCSSMAGQGDEDEDEDGKEATEKSRSEAEQRELEKKAADEEEVETKAVGTSLDGRFLKFDIEIGRGSFKTVYKGLDTETTVEVAWCELQDRKLSKSERQRFKEEASMLKGLQHPNIVRFYDFWESPSKGKKCIVLVTELMTSGTLKTYLRRFKEMKIKVLRSWCRQILKGLHFLHTRAPPIIHRDLKCDNIFITGPTGSVKIGDLGLATLKRASFAKSVIGTPEFMAPEMYEEKYDESVDVYAFGMCMLEMATSEYPYSECQNAAQIYRRVTSGVKPGSFDKVAFPEVKEIIEGCIRQNKDERYAIKDLLNHAFFQEETGVRVELAEEDDCEMVLIKLWLRIEDVKKLKGKYKDNEAIEFSFDLLKDVPEDVAQEMVDSGYVCDADHKTMAKAIKDRVAQICRKRELRQHVPVREEQEKKEEETGGEAADQQQQQQQRDAQSQAPTPGQAVAPAQPAAGGMAPASVQTESEEPEVDQHQQQHQQNTGPASVPMDAAHGSMVMTESYQPAMSHGYLPPQQQAQSTTGPGQSIPAPLNLQHNTGQPGMSQVLVPHSSSTIPALPTNQSGIAPPQQHQSHHDDAAAAQGSHSTHSHILQSALLQQTSGVLQSLTVEQPAGQQQQQQQQPALTAPSTESGLSESGLSDGNDGGGGRHEGRSMKRHHRRSVRSRSRHEKIPRPKLDVLNISNIGDRVAECQLETHNRKMVTFKFDLDGDNPEEIAQIMVQSEFILESERESFIEQVREVIEMADEKGEGYAQVLEQQIPEISTPHGAGDPPSLAAQVVHSAGRRFIVSPVPEARLRESFFNHAKSSGQDGAPGQSSAAPSGLRPDQGTTAVTPAAPGSSGLAPNPPSGQQQQHISAAPDSSSHSIPAASTGPAPVSPPSAGHPPSQTGRAASPTALSAPQGSEFASSQPSRTAPSAAVPPVSAETANSGATSVGSTEQAPSMPAGSAIPPTATTGPQQAGAVQQQNVPAAPTPAAASIPSQGQGQNLSQGSVCGESEGESQSKSPGIEDIHALDKKLRSLFMDQNSAPSASSSQADNVTSDSMSSPPGTVTSSPPVGAASNQVPAAASMPADPGASKILVSYGYRRKAELQDLVFLIVLVHNSSVSGSVQGGQSAGPGDTQPPAAAGFQLGRFKVSVAAEEPKIAKRAGSSSSATPSSTSSSSSSSSSLSSPENTLHKSQCLPKPDVRAAAAAAAGTQQQQQQPAATTIGRFQVMVSADGKVGQAAAEQSSSHNSTAHHAAGGPGPAHANLDGKGSANQPANQPATNNSNYYISSDNDSEPEDEAFKREITQLRERHMVESHALHLKQKEEIDALFTKLGKAPPATVAPPTVNMSGGRRRTPKGKSSKAGKGSNSHDGPPHTGKKVTAQSGQPASALTAGGAHSNATTNCGTSHNTAQHGTTTNGTGNGSSHAHSQSLTQGPTPASQRAKGCFTDDLHKLVDNWARDAINLAQVKKVPKPNANEHAMSRKFSAPGQLCSLGGPVPAPIVIPPGTRKGSLCLAPQQSFPYPCVPYANAGAQQWTGAAGAPQVSLMGTLQPSAASIPLQQQTQPGYHMASSHKAKAGASSNAGRTSQAS